The proteins below come from a single Melitaea cinxia chromosome 9, ilMelCinx1.1, whole genome shotgun sequence genomic window:
- the LOC123656373 gene encoding allatostatin → MKSSTYSTLMIFLGVLAISFMTVYAAPMETDEEQSDNVLVARPEDVADISAQWDALNTAALRKLLLQLDAEERLGMATRVSRSWPQPEQRGWGLRAMDGRIARQWRADKRQVRFRQCYFNPISCFRK, encoded by the exons ATGAAGTCGAGCACATACAGCACTCTGATGATCTTCCTTGGTGTCCTGGCCATATCGTTTATGACTGTTTACGCAGCTCCGATg GAAACAGATGAAGAGCAATCTGACAACGTGCTAGTTGCCAGGCCGGAAGACGTAGCGGACATATCTGCACAATGGGATGCTTTGAATACTGCTGCTCTACGCAAACTACTTTTGCAGCTGGATGCAGAAGAAAG attggGAATGGCTACCAGAGTCAGCCGCTCTTGGCCCCAGCCGGAGCAGCGTGGCTGGGGACTGCGGGCGATGGATGGCAGGATCGCTAGACAATGGCGCGCCGACAAGAGGCAGGTCCGCTTCCGACAATGCTACTTCAATCCCATCTCCTGCTTCCGCAAGTGA